Proteins encoded in a region of the Sulfurimonas marina genome:
- the lptB gene encoding LPS export ABC transporter ATP-binding protein — translation MHTLKAVELKKSIKDLNIVKGISLEVKSGEVVGLLGPNGAGKTTTFYMICGLVAASDGKVFFDGDELTGMPLHQRALKGIGYLPQEASIFKDLSVEDNLMIAAQVGIKDKAAQEARILELLDMFNIEPIRYRKGISLSGGERRRVEIARALVNHPKFLLLDEPFAGVDPIAVMDIQKVIHQLVSYDIGVLITDHNVRETLDVCDRAYVIKSGELLASGTSEEIGQNEDVRTHYLGENFKL, via the coding sequence ATGCATACGCTAAAAGCGGTTGAATTAAAAAAGAGTATTAAAGACCTTAACATTGTTAAAGGGATTAGTTTAGAGGTAAAAAGCGGTGAAGTTGTCGGGCTTCTTGGACCAAACGGAGCAGGGAAAACTACAACTTTCTATATGATCTGCGGGCTTGTGGCTGCAAGTGACGGAAAGGTGTTCTTTGATGGAGATGAACTCACGGGTATGCCACTGCATCAAAGAGCTCTAAAAGGGATAGGGTATTTGCCTCAGGAGGCTTCTATCTTTAAAGACCTCAGTGTTGAAGACAATCTTATGATCGCTGCACAGGTTGGGATCAAAGACAAAGCTGCGCAGGAAGCGCGTATTTTAGAACTGCTTGATATGTTCAATATTGAGCCGATCCGTTACCGTAAAGGTATATCTCTCTCAGGTGGTGAGCGCCGTCGTGTTGAGATCGCTCGTGCATTGGTAAACCATCCGAAGTTTTTACTTCTTGATGAACCTTTTGCGGGGGTTGACCCAATCGCGGTTATGGATATTCAAAAAGTTATCCATCAGCTTGTTTCTTACGATATCGGTGTACTCATCACTGACCATAATGTTCGTGAAACGCTTGATGTATGTGATCGCGCGTATGTTATTAAATCGGGTGAACTGCTTGCAAGCGGAACAAGTGAAGAGATCGGACAAAACGAAGATGTTCGTACACACTATCTCGGTGAAAACTTCAAGTTGTAG
- a CDS encoding MOSC domain-containing protein, translating to MYNHSYPVFIHHIFTSPKHNYFTREKFDVGDAPTIEHSKIKLTKDQGLEGDRFEFSKYPITLISAEVINEISKELDFEVDPKLFRRNIIISGIHLNSLIGKRFKLGNVECEGLAHCAPCTWMNAVIAKNTYKLMKGRGGLRIRVLSDGELELGSTMIATDEAITLEPITPLSTPKIPT from the coding sequence ATGTATAACCATTCGTATCCAGTTTTTATCCACCATATTTTTACATCTCCCAAACACAACTACTTTACAAGAGAAAAGTTTGACGTAGGCGATGCACCGACCATAGAACACTCAAAAATAAAACTTACTAAAGATCAAGGGCTAGAGGGTGACCGATTTGAGTTTTCGAAGTATCCGATCACACTCATCTCTGCCGAAGTAATAAATGAAATCTCTAAAGAGTTAGACTTTGAGGTAGATCCGAAACTGTTTCGCCGAAACATTATCATAAGCGGAATACATCTAAATTCTCTGATCGGAAAAAGATTTAAACTTGGAAATGTAGAGTGTGAAGGGTTAGCGCATTGTGCACCCTGTACCTGGATGAATGCCGTGATCGCAAAAAATACCTACAAACTTATGAAAGGTCGAGGCGGTCTGCGCATAAGAGTTTTAAGTGACGGTGAATTGGAACTTGGAAGTACTATGATCGCTACCGATGAAGCAATCACACTTGAACCCATTACTCCCCTTAGCACTCCAAAAATACCAACTTAA
- a CDS encoding thioredoxin family protein: MKLFSILLLLLSLNAMADEQMLQESKYKYVQMSIGKGKPFFLEVGAESCHSCVVMGKTLYKVVKKHPEYNIHFINVQKERDAAYELKVRMIPTQIIFDKNGKEVYRHIGVLSTDELNKLFQTYSF, encoded by the coding sequence ATGAAATTGTTTTCAATACTGTTATTACTTTTGAGCCTCAATGCCATGGCAGATGAGCAGATGTTACAAGAGAGTAAATATAAATATGTTCAGATGAGCATTGGAAAAGGAAAACCCTTTTTCTTAGAAGTTGGTGCAGAGAGCTGTCATAGCTGTGTAGTGATGGGTAAAACGCTTTATAAGGTAGTAAAAAAGCATCCTGAGTATAATATCCATTTTATCAATGTTCAAAAAGAGAGAGATGCTGCTTATGAGTTAAAGGTTAGAATGATACCTACTCAAATAATTTTTGATAAAAATGGAAAAGAGGTATATCGCCACATTGGAGTTTTAAGCACTGATGAGCTGAATAAGCTATTTCAAACTTATTCATTCTAA
- a CDS encoding RNA-binding S4 domain-containing protein, with protein MRIDKFLNAVNITKRRSVAQDMIANGVVLINEIVVKASKNVEVGNIITINYLKEPKKYKVLQIPTTKSTPKSLQHQYVEEL; from the coding sequence ATGAGAATAGATAAATTTTTAAATGCAGTAAATATTACAAAAAGACGATCCGTGGCCCAAGATATGATAGCAAACGGTGTTGTGCTTATAAATGAGATTGTAGTAAAAGCGAGTAAAAATGTTGAAGTTGGAAATATTATTACGATTAACTATTTAAAAGAGCCGAAAAAATATAAAGTATTACAGATACCTACAACAAAATCAACACCAAAATCATTACAACATCAATATGTAGAGGAACTCTAA
- the trpD gene encoding anthranilate phosphoribosyltransferase, producing the protein MTYEEAKIKFTQLFEHQMDDAQMKEFLESMALDATTPVDEIAAATEVMRAHAVKLPVSEEIRNRAIDIVGTGGDKIGSFNISSTTSILTAACGGMVAKHGNRSITSKSGSADVLEALGVNLSLGIEQNARLLEEAGWCFMFAQNHHPAMKFIMPIRKSIDHKTIFNVLGPLTNPADIKKYMLGVFDKSFTTKMAEALKMNGATSALVVSSKEGMDEIGISDITYATRLENGMIKEFEIDPQNYGLEVAPLEAIKGGDAKENAKIMLDIFNNNATTAQRDIVLLNTAASLMVEGLARDIQDGLEMAREALANARAKKKLKQIVEISNKL; encoded by the coding sequence ATGACTTATGAAGAAGCAAAAATAAAATTTACCCAACTGTTTGAGCATCAGATGGATGATGCGCAGATGAAAGAGTTTTTAGAGAGTATGGCTCTTGATGCTACTACACCGGTTGATGAGATTGCAGCAGCTACTGAAGTGATGCGCGCACATGCTGTTAAACTTCCTGTATCTGAGGAGATTAGAAATAGAGCGATCGATATTGTTGGTACAGGTGGAGACAAGATAGGGAGTTTCAATATCTCCTCTACAACTTCAATACTCACAGCTGCTTGCGGCGGTATGGTTGCAAAACACGGAAATCGCTCTATCACTTCAAAAAGTGGAAGTGCAGATGTTCTAGAGGCTTTAGGTGTAAATCTCTCTTTAGGAATAGAGCAAAACGCAAGATTACTCGAAGAAGCGGGCTGGTGTTTTATGTTCGCTCAGAACCATCATCCGGCAATGAAATTTATTATGCCTATTCGTAAGTCTATCGATCATAAAACTATTTTCAATGTTTTAGGACCTCTAACAAATCCGGCAGATATCAAAAAGTATATGCTGGGAGTATTCGATAAAAGCTTTACGACAAAAATGGCTGAAGCACTAAAAATGAATGGTGCTACATCAGCTTTAGTTGTAAGTTCTAAAGAGGGGATGGATGAGATAGGAATCAGTGATATTACCTATGCAACACGCTTAGAAAACGGTATGATTAAAGAGTTTGAAATAGACCCTCAAAATTATGGTTTAGAAGTCGCACCGTTAGAAGCTATCAAAGGGGGCGATGCTAAAGAGAATGCAAAGATTATGCTTGACATCTTCAATAACAATGCAACAACTGCACAAAGAGACATTGTGCTTTTAAATACTGCAGCATCTTTGATGGTTGAGGGGCTTGCACGTGATATTCAAGATGGTTTGGAGATGGCTAGAGAAGCACTTGCAAACGCACGTGCAAAGAAAAAATTAAAACAGATTGTTGAGATATCAAATAAGCTGTGA
- a CDS encoding ArsR/SmtB family transcription factor yields MEIFLQTIGSINDETRIKILRFINENGEVCVCDIESSFNMIQSRISRHLKILRDGGFLKVRREGRWAYYSIRSPIDKFRENVLNEIACLDLEIPQLKKGCEIE; encoded by the coding sequence ATGGAAATATTTTTACAAACAATCGGCTCTATTAATGATGAAACCAGAATTAAAATACTGAGATTTATCAACGAAAACGGTGAAGTGTGTGTCTGTGACATAGAAAGCTCTTTTAATATGATTCAGTCACGTATATCGAGACATCTTAAGATTTTAAGGGACGGCGGTTTTTTAAAAGTTCGACGTGAAGGACGCTGGGCTTACTACTCTATACGTTCTCCTATAGATAAATTTCGAGAAAATGTTTTAAACGAGATCGCTTGTCTTGATCTTGAAATCCCTCAATTAAAAAAAGGTTGTGAAATTGAATAA
- a CDS encoding thioredoxin family protein, whose protein sequence is MKIEILGTGCSKCAQLEAVVKEAVAKSGKFVQIEKVDDIMKIMEYQVISTPGLVIDGKVVSTGKVLSVDEVLALMEA, encoded by the coding sequence ATGAAAATAGAAATATTAGGAACAGGATGTTCAAAATGTGCTCAATTAGAAGCAGTAGTAAAAGAAGCAGTTGCTAAAAGCGGTAAATTTGTTCAGATAGAAAAAGTAGATGACATCATGAAAATCATGGAGTATCAGGTAATAAGTACTCCGGGACTGGTCATTGATGGAAAAGTGGTAAGTACCGGAAAAGTTCTAAGTGTAGACGAAGTTCTTGCCTTAATGGAAGCATAA
- the hypF gene encoding carbamoyltransferase HypF, which translates to MKNISKKRLRLDIAGVVQGVGFRPFVYQLSLKHSLSGYVLNSGEGVVIEVEGLNSSIESFLEELKEKHPPLARIDRIELQTLELQNTQEFSIVRSNNTDVTTMLSPDISMCQDCRDEMQDPTNRRYKYPFINCTNCGPRYSIVKELPYDRKNTSMQEFEMCLECQKEYGEPTDRRFHAQPISCFHCGPALNFSIEEFVSYINDGKILALKGLGGFHIVCDATNDQAVQELRKHKNRPTKPFAVMFKDIEAIKNVAYLSEKDEELILSKERPIVIVRKKENSSLSSLIAPYIDRVGVFLPYTPLHELILEKLEHPIVATSANLGDEPIITDEEELYKKLPFLYKALSHNREIVNACDDSVVCSIEEKQMVLRDARGFTPQSFHQKHTSAKKILALGGHQKSTITLAFENHMILSPHIGDLNSLEAFEYFLRTLDTFKRLYNFEPDIIVCDKHPHYETSKWAKSYIAEHKDVELLEVQHHYAHALACMAEYNLEDEALAFCFDGTGYGDDATLWGGEVLRVSPSEYKRLYHLQQLSLLGGEKAVKEPKRVALSLLFESFTKEEILKMEHEVVNSFSKEEIENYHLMHTKQLNSPKSSSIGRLFDAIYVFGANLNDLSYEGESGLIVEKCAQEHKSDASYPYRINNEIIEFKEMVVEILNEKEKALIASKFINTLKNIIVEIALKHPELPVILSGGVFQNKTLLEKTIAAFEKNNIRYYFQSKTAINDGGISLGQAYYALHMAKER; encoded by the coding sequence ATGAAAAATATCTCTAAAAAACGATTAAGACTGGATATAGCAGGGGTGGTACAAGGTGTCGGATTTCGCCCGTTTGTATATCAGCTCTCACTTAAGCACTCATTGTCAGGATATGTATTAAACAGCGGCGAGGGTGTAGTTATAGAGGTTGAAGGGCTAAATAGCTCTATAGAGAGTTTTTTAGAAGAGCTAAAAGAGAAACACCCGCCATTGGCTCGCATAGACAGGATCGAGCTACAAACACTTGAACTCCAAAACACGCAAGAGTTTTCAATTGTCCGCTCAAATAATACCGATGTCACTACAATGCTCTCGCCAGATATCTCAATGTGCCAAGATTGCAGGGATGAGATGCAAGACCCTACAAACAGACGTTACAAATACCCCTTTATCAACTGCACAAACTGCGGACCGAGATACAGCATAGTTAAAGAGCTGCCCTATGATAGAAAGAACACCTCAATGCAAGAGTTTGAGATGTGCTTAGAGTGTCAAAAAGAGTATGGCGAGCCGACAGATCGCCGTTTTCATGCACAGCCGATATCTTGTTTTCATTGCGGGCCTGCACTAAACTTTTCTATAGAGGAGTTTGTCAGTTATATTAACGATGGCAAAATCTTGGCGCTCAAAGGGTTAGGCGGGTTCCATATAGTGTGTGATGCTACAAACGATCAAGCGGTGCAGGAGCTAAGAAAACATAAAAACCGTCCGACGAAACCTTTTGCGGTGATGTTTAAAGATATTGAAGCAATTAAAAATGTAGCTTACTTGAGCGAAAAAGATGAGGAGCTGATCCTCTCAAAAGAGCGCCCGATAGTTATAGTGAGAAAAAAAGAGAATAGCTCTCTATCCTCTCTCATAGCGCCGTATATTGACAGAGTAGGGGTGTTTTTACCTTATACCCCTCTGCATGAGCTGATCCTAGAAAAGCTTGAGCATCCTATAGTGGCAACTAGTGCAAACTTGGGTGATGAGCCTATCATTACCGATGAAGAGGAGTTGTACAAAAAGCTTCCGTTTCTTTATAAGGCACTTTCACACAACAGAGAGATAGTAAACGCCTGTGATGACAGTGTGGTTTGCAGTATTGAAGAGAAGCAGATGGTTTTACGAGATGCCCGCGGATTTACACCGCAGAGTTTTCATCAAAAGCACACCTCTGCTAAAAAGATACTCGCTCTCGGTGGGCATCAAAAAAGTACCATCACTTTGGCGTTTGAAAACCATATGATCCTCTCTCCCCACATAGGCGATCTAAATTCGCTCGAAGCTTTTGAGTACTTTTTACGTACACTAGATACTTTTAAACGACTTTACAACTTTGAACCCGACATCATTGTATGCGACAAGCATCCACACTATGAAACGAGTAAATGGGCAAAAAGCTACATTGCTGAGCATAAAGATGTGGAGCTTTTGGAGGTGCAACACCATTATGCACATGCACTGGCGTGTATGGCAGAGTATAACTTGGAAGATGAGGCTTTAGCATTTTGTTTTGACGGTACTGGTTACGGGGATGACGCTACTTTGTGGGGCGGTGAAGTTTTACGTGTGAGCCCAAGTGAGTATAAACGCCTCTATCATCTTCAACAGTTATCACTGCTAGGCGGGGAAAAGGCTGTAAAAGAGCCCAAACGTGTAGCACTTTCATTGTTGTTTGAATCTTTTACTAAAGAGGAGATCTTGAAGATGGAGCATGAGGTAGTTAATTCCTTTTCAAAAGAGGAGATAGAAAATTACCACCTCATGCATACAAAACAGCTAAACTCTCCAAAGAGCAGTTCGATCGGCAGATTGTTTGATGCTATCTATGTTTTTGGCGCTAACCTAAATGACCTAAGTTATGAGGGGGAAAGCGGGCTGATCGTTGAGAAGTGTGCACAAGAGCATAAAAGTGATGCAAGTTACCCCTATAGAATCAACAATGAGATAATAGAGTTTAAAGAGATGGTTGTGGAGATATTAAATGAAAAAGAGAAGGCTCTGATCGCCTCAAAGTTTATAAATACACTCAAAAACATTATAGTTGAGATCGCACTTAAACATCCAGAGTTGCCTGTGATTTTGAGCGGCGGTGTATTTCAAAACAAAACCTTGCTTGAAAAAACTATTGCAGCTTTCGAGAAGAACAATATACGCTACTATTTCCAGAGTAAAACTGCGATCAATGACGGTGGTATATCTCTTGGTCAAGCCTACTATGCACTCCATATGGCAAAAGAGAGATAA
- a CDS encoding arsenate reductase ArsC, with the protein MNKKVLILCTGNSCRSIMAEALINAKLGECVEAQSSGVKASGTVNPNAQALLESKGYWRDEYHSKVIETVLDTPFDLVVTVCDHAKETCPMFPKAVKTIHIGFDDPSGKAVEEYEKTLNLIEKELLPVVKEELC; encoded by the coding sequence TTGAATAAAAAAGTTTTAATACTCTGTACAGGAAACAGTTGCCGCTCAATTATGGCAGAAGCATTGATAAATGCGAAACTAGGTGAGTGCGTAGAAGCTCAAAGTTCGGGTGTAAAAGCAAGCGGTACGGTAAATCCAAATGCACAAGCTCTACTAGAGTCAAAAGGATACTGGAGAGATGAGTATCACTCAAAAGTAATCGAGACGGTTTTAGATACTCCATTTGACCTAGTTGTAACTGTATGTGATCATGCGAAAGAGACATGTCCTATGTTTCCAAAAGCCGTTAAAACTATACACATAGGTTTTGATGATCCTTCAGGTAAAGCGGTAGAAGAGTATGAAAAAACACTCAATTTAATTGAGAAAGAACTTTTACCTGTAGTGAAAGAGGAGCTGTGCTAA
- a CDS encoding TIGR02757 family protein, with the protein MNVKELLDREVALRNSYEEVCEEKLDPIIVARKYNSDVIALICSLFAYGNVKQIVKFLDSLDFSLLQKSEQEIEEGLKKHYYRFQTNADVIALFIALKRLEEHTTLEDVFVRGYKNNYSVIEGINAIIEKLYELYPYSSRGYTFLVGKITTKTKGTGALKRWMMWLRWMVRSDEIDLGLWSRVDKAHLIMPLDTHTFNVSRKLGLLKRKTYDLHAAIELTETLKGFDNEDPLKYDFALYRLGQEKIV; encoded by the coding sequence TTGAATGTAAAAGAGCTGCTCGATCGTGAGGTCGCACTCCGTAACTCTTATGAAGAGGTGTGTGAGGAGAAGCTTGATCCCATTATAGTTGCACGAAAATACAATAGCGATGTAATAGCCCTAATATGCTCCCTTTTTGCCTATGGAAACGTAAAGCAGATCGTAAAATTTTTAGACTCTTTAGATTTCTCACTGTTACAAAAGAGCGAGCAGGAGATCGAAGAGGGGTTAAAAAAACACTACTACAGATTTCAAACAAATGCTGATGTGATCGCTTTGTTTATAGCGCTCAAGCGTTTAGAGGAACACACCACTTTAGAGGATGTTTTTGTAAGAGGATACAAAAATAATTACAGTGTTATAGAGGGGATCAATGCGATCATAGAAAAACTCTATGAACTTTATCCATACAGCTCAAGAGGCTATACTTTTTTGGTTGGAAAAATAACAACAAAAACAAAGGGTACCGGAGCACTAAAGCGTTGGATGATGTGGCTGCGATGGATGGTTCGTTCAGATGAGATAGACCTTGGGTTATGGAGCAGGGTAGATAAGGCTCACCTTATTATGCCGCTAGATACCCATACTTTTAACGTAAGTCGTAAACTGGGTTTGCTCAAGAGAAAAACGTATGATCTTCATGCTGCGATTGAGTTGACGGAGACACTTAAAGGGTTTGACAATGAAGATCCGTTAAAATACGATTTCGCGTTGTACCGCTTAGGGCAAGAGAAAATAGTTTAA
- a CDS encoding cytochrome c biogenesis CcdA family protein has translation MQEAVLALLESNSILAFIGAFGAGSITAIAPCSLVSVPLLVGTSVALNKDLEGKKKVLYTYLFASLFALGVMVSFSILGFIVAKFGGFFSIAPIWAYILAGIFSILIGLYAWGIFGEVNKSSIMTHLIKYRLFGGFLIGIVFGLVSTPCASAPLVAIITVAANSGYIYAYGLILTFALGHSLLLLIAGVSVGFTQSITSNRVLANVSNYINKGFALMLIGIGIYFAWQAYLQF, from the coding sequence TTGCAAGAAGCTGTTCTAGCCCTTCTTGAATCAAATTCAATCTTAGCATTTATCGGTGCATTTGGTGCGGGCAGTATCACTGCCATTGCACCATGTTCACTGGTCTCAGTACCACTATTAGTAGGTACTTCAGTAGCTCTAAATAAAGACTTAGAGGGTAAAAAGAAAGTTTTATATACATATCTATTTGCCTCACTGTTTGCCCTTGGTGTTATGGTAAGCTTTTCAATTTTAGGTTTTATTGTTGCAAAATTTGGCGGCTTTTTCTCAATAGCCCCTATATGGGCGTATATTTTAGCTGGAATTTTCAGTATACTGATTGGGTTATATGCATGGGGGATTTTTGGAGAAGTAAATAAATCCTCAATAATGACACACCTTATAAAATACAGACTTTTCGGTGGTTTTTTGATAGGTATTGTCTTTGGTTTAGTAAGTACTCCGTGTGCCTCTGCTCCCCTTGTAGCTATTATTACCGTTGCTGCAAACAGCGGCTATATATACGCCTACGGGCTTATATTGACATTTGCACTGGGTCACTCACTGTTGCTTTTAATAGCGGGGGTTTCAGTAGGTTTTACTCAAAGTATTACATCAAACCGAGTTCTTGCAAATGTATCAAATTACATTAATAAAGGTTTTGCCCTTATGCTCATAGGTATAGGTATCTATTTTGCATGGCAAGCCTATTTACAGTTTTAG
- the tsaE gene encoding tRNA (adenosine(37)-N6)-threonylcarbamoyltransferase complex ATPase subunit type 1 TsaE, whose product MKETTYTLGLSELDGFASEFLDRFSEGVVILKGDVAAGKTTLVKTIAKLKGICDDVTSPTFSLQQCYGEDTYHYDIYNKGLDHFVALGMLEELEKPGLHFIEWGNDELEKILDAAGFDVVSIDIDKISDDKREYTVCIR is encoded by the coding sequence ATGAAAGAGACAACATATACATTGGGATTATCGGAATTAGATGGATTTGCGTCTGAGTTTTTGGACCGTTTTAGTGAAGGTGTCGTGATCTTAAAAGGTGACGTTGCTGCAGGAAAAACGACTCTGGTAAAAACTATAGCAAAACTCAAAGGGATTTGTGATGATGTTACATCACCTACATTCTCACTCCAGCAATGTTACGGAGAAGATACGTACCATTACGATATCTATAACAAAGGGCTTGATCATTTTGTAGCTCTGGGGATGCTTGAAGAGCTTGAAAAGCCGGGACTACATTTTATAGAGTGGGGCAATGACGAGCTAGAAAAGATACTCGATGCAGCGGGATTTGACGTAGTTTCGATCGATATAGACAAGATTTCAGATGATAAGAGAGAGTACACTGTATGCATACGCTAA
- a CDS encoding permease, whose amino-acid sequence MWYELSKEFIYNVVGLEGKLADATHFFIYDTIKIWFLLLTIIFAVSFLRTWVNTEYVRAHLQGKSALYGHVGASLFGIITPFCSCSAIPLFLGFIQARIPIGVTFSYLISAPMNNEIAIAMLFGIFGWQITSIYIAFGLTVAILGGWLIGRLGMEKEVLMDVKPIEGELEATLVKLSFKDRAKEAWNYTLDIFKKIYIYVMIGVGAGAWIHGYIPTDFIATYTGEGNPFAVIVAVLMGIPMYSNAAGVMPLVEVLTSKGMLLGTALSFMMAVTALSLPEALILKKIISLKLIGIFFAIVGSGIIAIGYLFNIIL is encoded by the coding sequence ATGTGGTATGAGCTCTCAAAAGAATTTATTTACAATGTCGTAGGGCTCGAAGGCAAGTTAGCTGATGCTACTCATTTTTTTATCTATGACACGATAAAGATTTGGTTTTTACTTCTAACAATCATCTTTGCCGTTTCTTTTTTACGTACATGGGTAAATACCGAATATGTACGTGCCCACCTGCAAGGAAAATCTGCACTTTATGGTCATGTAGGTGCTTCACTTTTTGGAATCATCACACCGTTTTGTTCTTGTTCTGCGATTCCTCTATTTTTAGGTTTTATTCAGGCACGTATACCTATCGGGGTTACTTTTAGTTATCTGATCTCAGCACCTATGAATAATGAGATTGCCATTGCTATGCTTTTTGGTATCTTTGGCTGGCAGATAACGTCTATCTATATCGCTTTTGGTTTAACGGTTGCTATCCTTGGCGGTTGGCTCATAGGAAGACTGGGTATGGAAAAAGAGGTACTCATGGATGTCAAGCCGATCGAAGGTGAACTTGAAGCTACACTGGTAAAACTCTCTTTTAAAGACAGAGCCAAAGAAGCATGGAATTACACATTAGATATTTTCAAAAAAATCTATATCTATGTAATGATTGGTGTAGGTGCAGGTGCATGGATCCACGGTTATATCCCGACAGACTTTATAGCTACATACACAGGTGAAGGAAATCCGTTTGCAGTAATTGTCGCTGTACTTATGGGGATACCGATGTATTCAAATGCAGCAGGTGTAATGCCGTTAGTTGAAGTTCTGACAAGCAAAGGGATGCTTTTGGGGACAGCGCTAAGTTTTATGATGGCAGTTACAGCACTGAGTCTGCCCGAAGCATTGATACTAAAAAAAATCATTTCACTCAAACTTATCGGTATATTTTTTGCCATTGTAGGCAGTGGGATCATTGCTATCGGGTATCTATTTAATATCATTTTATAA
- a CDS encoding RNA polymerase factor sigma-54, translating into MAVLRQSQSVENKHKLSNTLRNWLPILHSSLSDLGEAMEPFVSANPVVEVKSGYEEDFEKKIPKKIVSGSGVNNSRTEQIEALTIQSKSLYEVLDEQLEAPLFPTPISQEIAQFVVANLDENGYYEGESDEFCQEHNIDLDAFEKVRLRFAHIEPMGIGAKDLSESFLFQLDNSEISNEAYPLGVEMINDLQNIHSYSNREHFSEVMHIISTFKNPPNIEYQEDSSHVVPDLMIYFNDEQQIEVKLNDAYYPAINIDTSYGVEHDFVSQKIKEAKSLVDALEMRKATLYKVGLMIVEYQYDFFIGGQIMPLTLKTLADEFGHNPSTISRAIANKYIACDRGVLAMKDFFTTAIDEDVSNAAIKEFLVGLVKAESREKPLSDMKLLDLIQEKFKVKMVRRTIAKYRKQLNIAGSSERKKLYQLGLS; encoded by the coding sequence TTGGCAGTTCTTAGGCAATCGCAAAGTGTTGAAAACAAGCATAAACTCTCAAATACACTGAGAAACTGGCTTCCTATCCTTCATTCGAGTCTTTCAGACCTGGGTGAGGCTATGGAGCCCTTTGTCAGTGCAAATCCTGTTGTAGAGGTAAAGTCGGGATATGAAGAGGATTTTGAAAAGAAGATCCCAAAAAAGATCGTATCTGGCAGCGGTGTAAACAACTCAAGAACTGAACAGATAGAAGCGCTTACTATTCAGAGTAAAAGTTTGTATGAGGTGTTGGATGAGCAGCTTGAAGCTCCACTATTTCCTACGCCTATCTCTCAAGAAATAGCACAGTTTGTAGTAGCAAATCTGGATGAAAACGGTTACTATGAAGGGGAGAGTGATGAGTTTTGTCAAGAGCATAATATAGACCTTGATGCTTTTGAAAAAGTTCGTCTGCGATTTGCACATATTGAGCCTATGGGAATCGGTGCAAAAGATCTTTCAGAGTCATTTTTATTTCAGCTTGATAACTCGGAGATCTCAAATGAAGCTTATCCACTTGGCGTAGAGATGATAAACGATCTGCAAAATATCCATAGCTATTCAAACAGAGAACATTTCTCAGAGGTGATGCATATCATCTCTACATTTAAAAACCCACCGAACATTGAGTATCAGGAAGATTCCAGCCACGTTGTACCCGATCTTATGATCTACTTTAACGATGAGCAGCAGATCGAAGTAAAGCTTAACGATGCTTACTATCCTGCGATCAACATAGATACATCTTACGGAGTTGAACACGACTTTGTAAGCCAGAAGATAAAAGAGGCGAAATCGTTGGTAGATGCCCTTGAGATGAGAAAAGCGACACTCTATAAAGTTGGACTTATGATCGTCGAGTATCAGTACGACTTTTTTATCGGCGGGCAGATTATGCCGCTTACTCTTAAAACTTTGGCAGACGAGTTTGGGCATAATCCTTCAACGATCTCGCGTGCCATTGCAAACAAATATATCGCCTGCGATCGCGGTGTACTTGCGATGAAAGACTTTTTTACTACGGCAATTGACGAAGATGTCAGTAACGCGGCAATCAAAGAGTTTTTAGTAGGGCTTGTAAAAGCGGAGAGTCGTGAAAAGCCTCTGAGCGATATGAAGCTGCTTGATCTTATCCAAGAGAAGTTCAAAGTAAAAATGGTGCGCCGTACGATCGCAAAGTATCGTAAACAGCTCAATATCGCGGGTTCAAGTGAGAGAAAGAAACTCTACCAACTAGGTCTCTCTTGA